AGTCCTGTGTTCTCGATAGCGAGAGTGAATCCGACGAGAGCGTATACCACTGCCCTCGCAATGATCGTGATAACTATGTTCCTGGAGGGCACGCCTAGCGCAAGTGCATTGGCCATTGGCTCGAAGATGGGCATGCTTGGGCAGGAATCGAGGATAATCGATGTGACTGGCAGCGCGAATGGAGGGTCGTTGAGTGCACAGGCTTCGGCGAGTTGGACTGCAGAGTGAGAGCCAGTGTTGGAAAATAAATGGAGGAGGACTTTTAGGTCCGGTTTTGTGTCGATGCACTCCCGGAGGACTGTGGCGGCAGGCTGGAACCATTGCATCTGGGAATAGTCCGACTTCCACATAATGTTTGCGACACAGttctggatgagaagaatcTTGGCGGTGGGGAAGAGCGACTGGTGTCCGGAAATGTATTTTGCAATGTGCTTTGCATGGGCGAATCCCCAAGCGCAGATGATAATCACGTCGGGACTTGAATGTGCTGGTCTGGAATGTGACAAGCTAGAATTCTCAACCAGAGCTCCTTGAATGGGAAGCGATTGTAGAAATATGCCCTGACTCAGCTGCATGAAGCCAATTTCACGGAGGATCATCGATTCTGTCGGCATCTTGACTCATATAGTTTCGTTGTTGGGTGTTGATAGGCGACCAACAGTGACGAAGGTGACCCGAGGGCTAGGAAGATAGCCGGACTTCAAATAATCAGAGActattgaaaatatatattttatcgaCACATCAATACATGCGGTTGCAATGATCAGTAATCCAACAATAACATCAAGTTAAGGTTCATACCTCGGTT
The sequence above is a segment of the Aspergillus flavus chromosome 4, complete sequence genome. Coding sequences within it:
- a CDS encoding uncharacterized protein (eukaryotic protein of unknown function-domain containing protein), which gives rise to MPTESMILREIGFMQLSQGIFLQSLPIQGALVENSSLSHSRPAHSSPDVIIICAWGFAHAKHIAKYISGHQSLFPTAKILLIQNCVANIMWKSDYSQMQWFQPAATVLRECIDTKPDLKVLLHLFSNTGSHSAVQLAEACALNDPPFALPVTSIILDSCPSMPIFEPMANALALGVPSRNIVITIIARAVVYALVGFTLAIENTGLVTHAATKLYTQLNSTDNVFLTRGASTEDQTPISPIPRTYIYGPDDDMIPVDQVIQHANVAIENMSARGFDDASEYVTMEKFVGSPHVNHVKFEKERYWKIVKETWQRSVRKSIEKKLAVTIEDVQICSEEQLAG